AAGTTAACAAGCTATCCCGGATCAAGCGGGAGATGTACCAAAATTTGGGTCGAGAAGCGACCAATGAAGAATTGGCGGAAGAATCTGGCATTGAGGAATCCAAAATCGAACTGTTACTGCGGCAGTCTCGTGACCCGGTGAGCTTAGATATGCCGGTGGGTGCGGATGAAGAAGCCCCCTTGGGCGATTTTATTGAAGACGCTGAGGCTACCGACGCTGAAACCGCAGTTGTTGCTTCTCTTCGTCACTCTGACATTCGCTCTGTTCTATCCACTCTGGAAGAAAGAGAACAAGATGTCATTCGCCTTCGCTACGGTTTAGATGACGGAGTTCCCCGAACGTTGGATCAGATTGGGCGTCGCTTCGGATTATCACGCGAACGGGTTCGGCAAATCGAACGCGAAGTGATGAGCAAACTCCGTGATGGAGATCGTGCGGCTCGGCTGCGAGATTACGCACACTAAAATTTTGAGGCTGAGTTGTCGGAATGATGACCAAAATCGGTCAACATTTAAGACAGGTTTATCACCCTCTGGAGAACAAATAAGTGTAGTCTAGCTAATGTCGACTCCACCCATCCAGCCGTGCCTCGTTGCCGGAACTTCTTAAGAAAGGTCACAGACGTGAAGGACTTGGTTGATACCACCGAGATGTATCTGCGCACCGTGTATGAGCTGGAAGAGGAGGGAATTGTTCCACTTCGCGCACGTATCGCAGAGCGGCTTGAACAATCTGGGCCCACTGTCTCGCAAACTGTCGCCCGGATGGAACGCGACGGACTTCTTATTGTCCGTCCGGACCGTAGCCTAGAAATGACCGAGGCGGGCCGTGCTCGAGCCACCGCCGTGATGCGTAAACACCGTCTGGCAGAACGCCTCCTGACTGATATTCTTGGTATGGATATCCACCAGGTTCATGACGAAGCCTGCCGCTGGGAACACGTCATGAGCGATGAAGTTGAGCGTCGACTTATCGAGAGGCTCGACGACCCTACCTACTCCCCTTTCGGAAACCCTATTCCTGGTCTCGAAGAGCTAGGTTACAAGGCTAAAAAAGCCACCAACCCGGGAACGCGTGCAGCGGATATCCCGATTGGCGAAACCTGGAAAGCTCGCCTTTTGCAGATCAACGAGATTCTTCAAAATGAACGGGATCAGTATTCGGAAATGACCGAGGCTGGTGCTGTGATCGGCGCCGAAGTGGAAGTCGCTAATAATTATGGCCACATCGTGCTGTATAAAGGCGGCTCAGAAATTGCGTTGACCGATGACTTGGCTCACGCTATCCGGATCGAGAAGATATAAGAGGTTTCTTTTCTCTCATGAAACTCCTGGTTACTGGCGCTGCCGGCTATGTCGGCAGCGTTTGTGCTGCAGTGCTTTGTGAACACGGCCACGAGGTAGTAGTTATCGACAACCTCAGTACTGGAAACCGTGATGCCATCCCCTCTGGGGCGCGATTTATCCACGGGGATGTCAAAGATCTCGCCGCGTCAGTCCTTGGCGAGGGAGGCTTTGACGGGGTTGTTCACTTTGCCGCCCGATCTCTCGTGGGCGAATCAGTGGAAAAGCCCGAAGAATACTGGCATGGCAATATGGTCACTACCCTGGCTTTGCTCGACGCCATGGTCGCCAATAGAGTCAATAACCTAGTATTTTCTTCTACGGCAGCCACGTATGGGGAACCAGTAACCGTACCTATCACGGAGGATTTTCCTACCTCCCCTACTAATCCCTACGGTGCTACCAAGCTATCGATCGATTACGCCATTTCCTCCTATGCTCACGCCCATGGCATTGGCGCAACAAGTTTAAGATACTTTAATGTTGCCGGCGCCTACGGGATGATTGGTGAAAACCGAGAAATAGAAACCCATCTTATTCCTCTCATCCTTCAGGTTGCCCTGGGGCATCGCGAAAAAATCTTCATTTTTGGCGATGATTGGCCAACCAAAGATGGCACTGCCGTGCGAGACTATATCCATATTCGAGACTTAGCCGACGCCCATCTACTAGCGCTCAACAGCAATATCCCCGGCACTCACCGAATCTTTAACCTAGGCTCCGGTGATGGATATTCCGTGAAAGAAGTCATCGAGATGTGCCGGGAGATCACTGGGCATCCCATTCCCGCGGAAGTAGCACCTCGGCGCGCTGGCGACCCTGCAGTGTTAATAGCTTCCTCGGACAAGATCATCTCCGAACTCGGGTGGTCGCCCAGCCGGACCGATTTGCGAACCATTGTTTCTGATGCCTGGGAGTTCACTCGTCAGCTTCGGGACAAAGCACATTCCGCTCCTCGCTGAAGCGAAAACTCTTAGCCCTTGTTGCCAGCAGCTTCCAGAATATGCTGGTACTGCCCATAGCAGGCCGCTTCTAGTATCAACCGAGCGAGGTTGTGCTCAGGTTCTTCCATCAGAGCTGCAGCAACTGCGGGTTGAATTCTCATACCTAATCCCACTGCAAGGGCTCCCACGGCATAACAGCACAGTGCATTTGCTCGAATGGTTCCTTCAAAGCTACGTGCAACAGCAATCATTATTTTCATGGCTTCTGATCCGCGTTCCACCGCAAAGTTTAAAAACGCGTCGCGCGACATCACGCTGCTCATGAAGCTGGCGCCGTCCACTAACAGGTCACGCCGGCTCATGATATCTTCAGCTGTGAATTGTTGAACGAAATCACCATACTTCCTGATCTGACGGCTATATTTTCGCTTGAGCGCTGAGGCTACTTCAACGTCGACTCCACTCTCAAGGATCTTGACCTTGTTGTAGTAGTGCTCACGAACCTCATTCTGGATTTCGACTAGGTCACCATCATCCCAAAATGGGTTTCCATAATCGAAGAATTGATAGGCCGAGTCTCGATCTAATTCTGGGAGAGTTCCTTCTTTAATCAGAGCTGCCATCGATGGTGCTGCAACAACGCTGCTCATTCTGCCGCTTCCCCATTCGGATGGAGCAATAATCTCGGAAGCCGTCCAAGCTAGCCAAAATGGCTCCTCAGTACAGATCTCCGTAGTCTCGAAACATGCCTCGATTTTGTGGCAGTTTGTTAGTTCCTGCCGCAGATCTGAAAGCTTCTTGCTCGTCTTATTCCGAAGTGCTGCATCTCGGGAAAGGACCAAAGCAATGACCATTTCTACGCTAATCTCATCCAGATGATCCATGATGGATTCACAAGTTTCTCGGCCGTGGTCACTATGAAGTAAGGCGCAGTCAATACGAAGCGTCGGACCTAAAATATAGCCGTCTGGTTTTCGGGGTGAAAAGGCAAGAAACACCACCGAATCATGGGGGTAGAAGCCGAGAATCCCCGGTATGTTTGCGAATAGACCACCTGGAGTAGAAAATCGTGGAGAACTAGTCATGACTGGATAATCTCGAACCATTGACATTATTCACTATTCCTATCAGGGAGATCTGTGGAAAACTTTTCAGCATCTAGAGTTTTCCCCAGATCCACTGACATAGTTTTCTCGAATTCTTCCAGTGCCCATCGTGAGTTAAGATAGTTCCTTACGCGGGAATGAACGTCACGGCTAATATGTTGCACTTGATGTGCTACAAATAGCCAACGGCAGTAATAGCAGAGATGGAGGAAGGTGACTCATGACGGAACCCAATCGCCGCATGTATGAACTGGAGTACCCTTCTCCTAGCGTAAAATCTGAAGGGAATGGGCAAACAACCCTCGTTGTGGCGCTGCAGGGTTATGCCGATGCTGGCCATGCCATCGAATTGGCCTCAGATCATCTCAAGGCTGCTCTCGACAGCCGGCCTCTCGCCCATTTCAACAATGATGAACTCATCGATTACCGCTCTCGCCGTCCAGCCGTGACCATCGAACACAACAACATCACCAATAGCGAAGATTTGACCTTGGATATGCGTGTCCTTCGGGACCCCCAAGGTCATTCATTCCTTCTTCTCAGCGGCCCCGAACCAGATTTACGTTGGGAAGCTTTCACGCAGGCTGTAGCGGATTTAGTTGAGCAGTTCGACGTCACCAACACCATTAGCCTGTACTCAGCGCCGATGACTGTACCTCACACCCGCCCGTTGGTGGTATCTGGCCATGGTAATGCCCCGGAACTGCTACGTCGGATGTTCGGTTTTGATTCTCGATTAATCGTTCCCGGCTCAGCGTCCCTGTATTTGGAACGGGAATTGCACCGACGGGGCCGAAACGTCGCGGGATACACCGCGCAAGTGCCTCACTACCTCTCGGCATCTCCCTACCCGGAGGCTGCCTTAAAGTTGCTTCAAGCTGTTAGCGAGGCCAGCGGTCTGAAATTGCCTCTGGGAAGTTTAGAACGAGATGCCCAAAGAATTGCTGAGCAAGTAAGCGACGGCATTTCCGATAATCAAGAGATTCAGCAAATCGTTGCTGCCCTAGAACAGCAATATGATGAAGAGATCTCACAATATCGAGAAAGCCATCCCCAAGCGATGCTACCCGGAGAGCCTGAGGTCCCCTCCGGGGAACAAATTGGCGAGGAATTTGAACGCTTCCTGGCTGGGTTAGATCAACCTCATCAGGGGTCTGAGGACCATCACCCCCCGCTATTTGAGCTTCCGGAGGAGCCTCCGCATCCGCCAGAAAACCATCCTCACTATTTCCCTGAGGATCTTTTCAAGGCTGATCCTCAAGAAGGTAGGGATCCGAATAATACTACTTTCGAGGATGATCCCGATGGCTCACCCTCCCCTGAGGACGAGGGATATAACGAGGGTCCACACTAAGCCAGTAGGCTAGTCGCTGTGAATCTTTCAGCGATGCTGCCCGACCTCCGTGACGTTCCCGAGTCCTTACTCGACGAATCTATTTTTGATTCCTTTGTATCGTGGACTCGGGATCACGGAATCACCCTTTACCCGGCCCAAGAAGAAGCATCTCTGGGTATTCTCGCCGGCGACAACGTAATCCTAGCGACACCAACTGGTTCCGGGAAGTCGATGGTGGCTAATGCCGCCCATTTTATCGCCCTCGCTCGGGGACAGCGGAGTTTTTATACCGCACCCATCAAAGCATTAGTGAGTGAAAAGTTCTTCTCCCTCTGCGAAACCTTCGGCCCCGAAAACGTGGGGATGATGACCGGCGATGCCACCGTCAATGGACGTGCCCCTATTATTGCGGCCACCGCGGAAGTAGTAGCAAATATCGCCCTTCGCCGAGGTACAGATTCCGGCATTGACCAGGTCATCATGGATGAATTCCACTACTATTCCGATCCAGACCGCGGATGGGCCTGGCAGATTCCACTTCTGGAACTACCTCAAGCGCAATTCCTATTAATGTCAGCTACCTTAGGAGACACTGATGCTCTCTCTGAGGATTTAAGCAAGCGAACGGGTAGAACCACCACCTTAGTTGCCAATTCAGAAAGACCTGTTCCCCTCGAGTTTTCCTACGTCTACACCCCCATCCACGAAACGATCGAAGAATTACTTAAGACGTCCAAAGCACCCATCTATGTCGTGCATTTTTCCCAACGAGAAGCCACCGAACGCGCCCAGGCGCTGACCTCAATGCGCATTATCGACTCCGAAACAAAAGAGAAGATTGCTGCTGAAATCGGTGATTTTCGGTTTAGTTCTACTTTTGGGAAAACGCTTTCCAAGCTCCTTCGTCGCGGAATTGGAATTCATCACGCCGGAATGCTTCCCAAATATCGTCGCCTCGTAGAAAAGCTTTCCCAAACCGGTCTATTAAAAGTCATTTGCGGTACGGACACCCTGGGAGTGGGGATCAATGTCCCTATTCGAACAGTCCTTATGACCGGATTAACGAAGTTCGACGGGCATCGAGATCGCATTCTCAAGTCTCGGGAGTTTCACCAAATCGCCGGACGAGCTGGACGAGCCGGTTTTGATACATGTGGGACTGTCGTGATTCAAGCACCCGAACATGAAATTGAAAACTGGCGTTTGCGGCAGCGAGCCGGCCAGGATCCGAAAAAACTGAAGAAACTCCGGAAAAAAGCAGCGCGGCCAGGTGAAGTTACGTGGACGGAAAAGACCTACGAGCGGTTGACTCAACAAGAACCGGAACCGTTGACGTCGCAATTTAGGGTATCGAATTCGATGCTTCTCAACGTCATCGCTCGGCCTGGGGACGGCTATCAGCATCTTAAACACCTGTTGCGAGAAAACCATGATACTCGGACAAAACAAAATCAAGAGATTTTAACGGCGATTGATCTTTTTCAAGGCCTGGTCAACGCCGGTATTGTCGCTAAGGTCCCCGACGGTCGCGATGATGAGGGACGGATCTATCACCTCACCGAGGATCTCCCCTTGGATTTCGCCTTAAACCAGCCCCTTTCCCCCTTTGCCCTAGCGGCATTGAGTCTCTTAGATCCGGACTCCGATACTTTTACCTTAGACATCATTAGCACTTTTGAAGCTATTCTTGATGACCCTCGTCAAGTCCTTCACGCTCAACAGCGAGCTGAACGCAGTGAAGAATTAGCCGCTCTCAAAGCAGATGGGGTAGATTACACCGAACGCATGTCCATTATCGAGGACGTCACCTACCCCATGCCACTTGCTGATGAGTTGGAGCAGGCCTTCGTGACCTTCGCCGAAGGTCACCCCTGGGTTAAGGAATTCGATATCTCCCCGAAATCAGTCGTCAGAGACATGATTGAGCACGGTATGACTTTCTCTGACCTGATTGCCACGTACGGATTAGGGCGTTCGGAAGGGGTAGTGCTTCGCTATCTCACGGATGCATGGCGCACGCTAAGCCGCTCAGTGCCCGATGAATACTACACCGATCAGCTAGATGATGTTGTTGAGTGGCTAGGTGAAATGATTCGTCAGGTTGACTCCTCACTCGTGGAGGAATGGGCGCAAATGTCTGATCCTGATACTCCGATTACTCCGGAAACCTTGGAGCGAGAACGCGCATTTGGCATCAGTGATCCAGACGCGCTGACTGCTAATCGGCGAGCTTTTGGAATTATGGTGCGAAACTTCATGTTCCGCCTGGTCGAGCTTTTCGCCTTTGAAAAAGAGGAAAGACTCAGCGACATTCTTGATTACCTGGATACTGCTGATAAACCTGACTGGCCAGCAGCCCTCGATGACTATTTTGATAACTACGCTGATCTAGATTTAGGGCCGGACGCCCGCGGTCCGGAATATTTCTCTATCGAAGACCAAACTCTCAGCGCTGGACGGGTCTGGAAGGTTCGTCAAATCATGAAAGACCCCGAAGGCGACAACGCTTTCCAGTTAGTTGCTTATGTTGATCTTGATGAGTCCGATGCTGCGGGTGAGGTTAGACTGTCTCGACTGGAATTAGTGAGCAATTAAGAAAACACAACCGCCACCGGAGGAGTTTCCGGTGGCGGTGAGGTGTGTTCGACGAGCTATGTTGACGTCGAGCTTCTAACTAGCGGGCAGCCTCGATCTGAATGCTCTGAGCAACTGCTTGCACTACGGCAGCAATCTTAATAGCTTCCCAGACCTGTTCTTTGCTGAAACCTTCTTCACGAACAGTGTGAGCGTGGGCCACACAGCAGTGCTCGCAACCGTTGATGGACGACGCAGCCATGGACCACAGTTCGAAATCTGCCTTCTCCACACCGGGTTTAGCAATGATGTTCATCCGGAGACCAAATTTGACCTGGGCGTAATCATCTCCGAGCCAGTTCTTAGCCCGATAAGCCACATTATTCATGGCCATGATGCTGGCGGCACCTAAAGCAGCATTAACAGCTTCATCGGAAAGATGCTCGCTGGCTTCTTCCGAGATTTCCGAGAACACCGTATCATTTCGAGTAGCTGCTGCGGAGGCCAGCAAGCAGCCCCACAGTTGCTGTTCATTGAGCTCGCTGGAACGAATCAAGGATCCCAAGTTCAATTTGAGGTCCTTGGCGTATTCCGGCAGGCTGGAGCGCAAGTTATCAATGCTCATTACTTAAGAGCCCCCTGCACAACTTCCATCTTGTCGATGTTCTTCGTGGGGTCATTAGCCTGCCAGTTGCAAGCACAAACTTCTTCAGACTGCAACGCGTCGAGAACGCGCAGCACCTCATCGACATTGCGTCCCACAGCGTCGGGAGTAACCGAAACAAATTGAATAATGCCGTCGGGATCAATGATGAAGGTAGCTCGATCAGCCACACCAGCGGAGTTTTCCACACCCAGGGCACGGATGAGATCGTGACGGATGTCGGAGAACATCGGGAACGGGATTTCCTTCAGCTCAGGGTGGGTTGCCCGCCAATTGAAGTGGGAGAACTCGTTGTCGGTGGAGCCACCCAAGATCTGGGTGTCGCGATCTTCAAATTCCTCGTTGAGCTTGCCGAAAGCTGCAATTTCCGTCGGGCACACGAAGGTGAAGTCCTTCGGGTAGAAGAACACAACCTTCCACTTACCTTCGTACTTGTCTAGCGAGACGTTCTCAAAATAGTCCTCCGGCTGCTGCGCATTGGCCTTGTGCAGGTCTCCACCTTTTAGTGCGGTGAGCTCGAACTCGGGGAACTTTTCGCCAACGGTCAAAATCGCCATAACTTAACTCCTCCTCAGAGTGTTCTTTTCTAGGCCAGATCTAAGATTTCCTGGCCAAGGCAACCGAATGGCTGCCAACGACCCCCATTATGCACACCGAATCCCGTCGCGTCAATAGGAAATTACAACCAAGTCCGTTATAGTTATAGGTGTGTTTAATAAAGACTACCGACCCACCCTCGCTCAGCTTCGAACATTCGTTACTGTTGCTGAAAACCGCCACTTTGGCATTGCGGCAGCAAAATTAGGCATCTCCCAACCTTCTCTTTCTCAGGCCCTCGTGTCATTAGAAACTGGGCTCGGCGTGCAATTGATTGAGCGCTCCACGCGCAAGGTGTTAGTCACCCCCACGGGATTAGAGCTTCTACCTCTTGCTAAAGCCACGCTTGATGCCGCCGATGCATTTTTAGCCCGATCCAAAGGCGTTCAAGGCACTCTTACTGGGTCGCTGACGTTGGGGATTATTCCTACTATTGCCCCATATCTGCTTCCTGACTTATTGAAGCTTGTCCACGCGGACTACCCAGAACTGGAACTCAGCATTGTTGAAGACCAAACCCGCCACCTGGAAAATATGCTCCGGGACGGGCAAATTGATATGGCTCTTATGGCAGTACCTTCAGAATTACCGGGGATGCGTGAGATTCCGCTCTATTATGAAGACTTCGTTGTTGTGGTGCCCGAAGGCCATAACTTAGCCGGTCGCCATGACCTTGATCTGGAATGTTTAGAAGATCTGGACTTACTGTTATTAGATGACGGGCATTGCCTCCATGACCAAATTGTTGAACTGTGTCGTCAGGCAAATATCAAGCCTTCAGATGCCGCCCACGCTATTACCCGTGCGTCTAGCTTGACCACCGTCATGCAGCTTGTTGTTGGCCACATGGGTAGCACCTTGGTCCCCGTATCCGCGGT
This genomic interval from Corynebacterium poyangense contains the following:
- a CDS encoding metal-dependent transcriptional regulator, with product MKDLVDTTEMYLRTVYELEEEGIVPLRARIAERLEQSGPTVSQTVARMERDGLLIVRPDRSLEMTEAGRARATAVMRKHRLAERLLTDILGMDIHQVHDEACRWEHVMSDEVERRLIERLDDPTYSPFGNPIPGLEELGYKAKKATNPGTRAADIPIGETWKARLLQINEILQNERDQYSEMTEAGAVIGAEVEVANNYGHIVLYKGGSEIALTDDLAHAIRIEKI
- the galE gene encoding UDP-glucose 4-epimerase GalE, translated to MKLLVTGAAGYVGSVCAAVLCEHGHEVVVIDNLSTGNRDAIPSGARFIHGDVKDLAASVLGEGGFDGVVHFAARSLVGESVEKPEEYWHGNMVTTLALLDAMVANRVNNLVFSSTAATYGEPVTVPITEDFPTSPTNPYGATKLSIDYAISSYAHAHGIGATSLRYFNVAGAYGMIGENREIETHLIPLILQVALGHREKIFIFGDDWPTKDGTAVRDYIHIRDLADAHLLALNSNIPGTHRIFNLGSGDGYSVKEVIEMCREITGHPIPAEVAPRRAGDPAVLIASSDKIISELGWSPSRTDLRTIVSDAWEFTRQLRDKAHSAPR
- a CDS encoding DUF4192 domain-containing protein, whose protein sequence is MSMVRDYPVMTSSPRFSTPGGLFANIPGILGFYPHDSVVFLAFSPRKPDGYILGPTLRIDCALLHSDHGRETCESIMDHLDEISVEMVIALVLSRDAALRNKTSKKLSDLRQELTNCHKIEACFETTEICTEEPFWLAWTASEIIAPSEWGSGRMSSVVAAPSMAALIKEGTLPELDRDSAYQFFDYGNPFWDDGDLVEIQNEVREHYYNKVKILESGVDVEVASALKRKYSRQIRKYGDFVQQFTAEDIMSRRDLLVDGASFMSSVMSRDAFLNFAVERGSEAMKIMIAVARSFEGTIRANALCCYAVGALAVGLGMRIQPAVAAALMEEPEHNLARLILEAACYGQYQHILEAAGNKG
- a CDS encoding PAC2 family protein — protein: MTEPNRRMYELEYPSPSVKSEGNGQTTLVVALQGYADAGHAIELASDHLKAALDSRPLAHFNNDELIDYRSRRPAVTIEHNNITNSEDLTLDMRVLRDPQGHSFLLLSGPEPDLRWEAFTQAVADLVEQFDVTNTISLYSAPMTVPHTRPLVVSGHGNAPELLRRMFGFDSRLIVPGSASLYLERELHRRGRNVAGYTAQVPHYLSASPYPEAALKLLQAVSEASGLKLPLGSLERDAQRIAEQVSDGISDNQEIQQIVAALEQQYDEEISQYRESHPQAMLPGEPEVPSGEQIGEEFERFLAGLDQPHQGSEDHHPPLFELPEEPPHPPENHPHYFPEDLFKADPQEGRDPNNTTFEDDPDGSPSPEDEGYNEGPH
- a CDS encoding DEAD/DEAH box helicase — its product is MLPDLRDVPESLLDESIFDSFVSWTRDHGITLYPAQEEASLGILAGDNVILATPTGSGKSMVANAAHFIALARGQRSFYTAPIKALVSEKFFSLCETFGPENVGMMTGDATVNGRAPIIAATAEVVANIALRRGTDSGIDQVIMDEFHYYSDPDRGWAWQIPLLELPQAQFLLMSATLGDTDALSEDLSKRTGRTTTLVANSERPVPLEFSYVYTPIHETIEELLKTSKAPIYVVHFSQREATERAQALTSMRIIDSETKEKIAAEIGDFRFSSTFGKTLSKLLRRGIGIHHAGMLPKYRRLVEKLSQTGLLKVICGTDTLGVGINVPIRTVLMTGLTKFDGHRDRILKSREFHQIAGRAGRAGFDTCGTVVIQAPEHEIENWRLRQRAGQDPKKLKKLRKKAARPGEVTWTEKTYERLTQQEPEPLTSQFRVSNSMLLNVIARPGDGYQHLKHLLRENHDTRTKQNQEILTAIDLFQGLVNAGIVAKVPDGRDDEGRIYHLTEDLPLDFALNQPLSPFALAALSLLDPDSDTFTLDIISTFEAILDDPRQVLHAQQRAERSEELAALKADGVDYTERMSIIEDVTYPMPLADELEQAFVTFAEGHPWVKEFDISPKSVVRDMIEHGMTFSDLIATYGLGRSEGVVLRYLTDAWRTLSRSVPDEYYTDQLDDVVEWLGEMIRQVDSSLVEEWAQMSDPDTPITPETLERERAFGISDPDALTANRRAFGIMVRNFMFRLVELFAFEKEERLSDILDYLDTADKPDWPAALDDYFDNYADLDLGPDARGPEYFSIEDQTLSAGRVWKVRQIMKDPEGDNAFQLVAYVDLDESDAAGEVRLSRLELVSN
- a CDS encoding carboxymuconolactone decarboxylase family protein, yielding MSIDNLRSSLPEYAKDLKLNLGSLIRSSELNEQQLWGCLLASAAATRNDTVFSEISEEASEHLSDEAVNAALGAASIMAMNNVAYRAKNWLGDDYAQVKFGLRMNIIAKPGVEKADFELWSMAASSINGCEHCCVAHAHTVREEGFSKEQVWEAIKIAAVVQAVAQSIQIEAAR
- a CDS encoding peroxiredoxin, whose protein sequence is MAILTVGEKFPEFELTALKGGDLHKANAQQPEDYFENVSLDKYEGKWKVVFFYPKDFTFVCPTEIAAFGKLNEEFEDRDTQILGGSTDNEFSHFNWRATHPELKEIPFPMFSDIRHDLIRALGVENSAGVADRATFIIDPDGIIQFVSVTPDAVGRNVDEVLRVLDALQSEEVCACNWQANDPTKNIDKMEVVQGALK
- a CDS encoding hydrogen peroxide-inducible genes activator → MFNKDYRPTLAQLRTFVTVAENRHFGIAAAKLGISQPSLSQALVSLETGLGVQLIERSTRKVLVTPTGLELLPLAKATLDAADAFLARSKGVQGTLTGSLTLGIIPTIAPYLLPDLLKLVHADYPELELSIVEDQTRHLENMLRDGQIDMALMAVPSELPGMREIPLYYEDFVVVVPEGHNLAGRHDLDLECLEDLDLLLLDDGHCLHDQIVELCRQANIKPSDAAHAITRASSLTTVMQLVVGHMGSTLVPVSAVAAECQRPGLATATFDDNVTARRRVGLVYRHSSAREEEFMAFGAMITRAFNSVARQSRALL